From one Candidatus Hydrogenedentota bacterium genomic stretch:
- a CDS encoding PASTA domain-containing protein, translated as MGRILLDAVSETILNFVFFILKFAAWGIQWTAALVVFLVVMAGAGYYVFMETLDGGEPVQVPNIMNLPLDEAQNRVAEQGLEMGRPNNVWHETIPKYHIISQRPAPGRVVRTGRKVYPTVSMGRDFLTAPALEKGTLDEARSQLDSSQFRLGSVARIRHKSPRNTVLSQYPPPGAPLEKLGDLHLLVSEGDARYEDYMPDLREKPVSEVAAIMAPYKVVLVPKYVDIPDAREGVVLNQDPQPATLITEGQTVTFEVKLSKDEEFQKGVVRHQMAIDFYDKEVRVDRIDNFGNRQVIKSYPPAFDEQSRASRVIGGTLAISVTYVKNCTVEIYVDNNIIAAYSLKNGEEPVKSSVP; from the coding sequence TTGGGACGGATTCTTCTTGACGCGGTTTCGGAAACAATCCTGAACTTCGTCTTCTTTATCCTGAAATTCGCCGCCTGGGGCATCCAGTGGACGGCGGCCCTCGTCGTGTTCCTGGTGGTTATGGCCGGGGCGGGCTACTATGTTTTCATGGAGACGCTGGACGGCGGCGAGCCCGTGCAGGTGCCGAACATCATGAACCTGCCTCTGGACGAGGCCCAGAACCGTGTCGCGGAACAGGGCCTGGAGATGGGTCGGCCAAACAACGTGTGGCACGAGACCATTCCGAAGTACCACATTATCAGCCAGCGCCCCGCACCGGGCCGGGTGGTGCGCACGGGCCGGAAGGTCTACCCCACCGTCAGTATGGGCCGGGATTTCCTCACCGCCCCCGCTCTTGAAAAGGGGACGCTTGACGAGGCGCGATCCCAACTGGACAGTTCGCAATTCCGGCTGGGCAGCGTGGCGCGAATCCGCCACAAGTCCCCGCGAAACACCGTGCTTTCCCAGTATCCGCCGCCCGGCGCGCCGCTGGAAAAACTGGGCGATCTTCACCTCCTGGTCAGCGAAGGCGACGCCCGTTATGAAGACTACATGCCCGACCTGCGGGAAAAGCCCGTCAGTGAAGTGGCTGCAATCATGGCCCCCTACAAAGTGGTCCTTGTGCCGAAGTATGTGGACATTCCCGATGCCCGCGAGGGCGTAGTGCTCAATCAGGATCCCCAGCCGGCCACGCTTATTACAGAAGGCCAGACGGTTACCTTCGAAGTAAAGTTGTCCAAGGATGAAGAGTTCCAGAAGGGCGTTGTCCGGCACCAAATGGCCATCGACTTCTATGACAAGGAAGTACGCGTGGATCGCATCGACAACTTCGGCAACCGCCAGGTTATCAAGAGCTACCCGCCGGCCTTCGACGAGCAGTCCCGGGCAAGCCGGGTAATCGGCGGCACACTCGCCATCTCTGTAACCTATGTCAAGAACTGCACGGTGGAGATCTACGTCGACAACAATATCATCGCCGCCTATTCCCTGAAGAACGGCGAAGAGCCGGTGAAGTCCTCAGTGCCCTGA
- the rsmB gene encoding 16S rRNA (cytosine(967)-C(5))-methyltransferase RsmB yields the protein MPAEPVRDAALDVLLRVFDERAVYLDVSLDKTQRRKKLSERGRRFLGMLVYGTVRHKTLCDFVLQQYCHQPLDELPLVIRTILQMAVFQSLFCDQVTHPAMVHTSVDLAKHRTHAGLARMVNAVLRKVPQRLDEITFPDPEKELAKYLKIRHSMPKWLIRKWMDQFGDETARALCEASCETADSILRVNTLKTTKAELLERLGNSGVVAADDVPLPDALRVIQGGALPRTKWFQQGHFFLQDTASMLPALLLEPRPGERVLDMCAAPGGKTTHLAELAEGGAHIIAMDASRTRLWKVLENIERLETPGISVVCGDGMNPPIRGEFDRVLVDAPCSGLGTLRRHPDLKWRMTQESIDEMARNQRTLLRSAIGLCKNNGIIVYSVCTFTPEETTTVIESVLAEGGVTLENGPEYLNTWNIAQGMYQSLPSSGAWDGFFLTRFRKQS from the coding sequence ATGCCCGCCGAACCGGTACGCGACGCCGCCCTGGATGTACTTCTCCGTGTGTTCGATGAACGCGCGGTCTACCTGGATGTTTCCCTGGACAAGACCCAGCGGCGCAAGAAGCTCTCCGAACGGGGACGGCGCTTTCTCGGTATGCTCGTCTATGGGACGGTTCGCCACAAAACGCTTTGCGATTTTGTGCTTCAGCAGTACTGCCACCAGCCCCTGGACGAGCTGCCGCTGGTCATCCGGACGATTCTCCAGATGGCGGTGTTCCAATCGCTCTTCTGCGATCAGGTGACCCACCCCGCCATGGTCCATACCTCGGTGGATCTGGCCAAGCATCGCACCCATGCGGGCCTCGCCCGTATGGTTAATGCCGTACTGCGCAAAGTGCCCCAGCGCCTGGACGAGATCACCTTTCCCGACCCGGAAAAGGAACTGGCAAAGTACCTCAAGATCCGGCACTCCATGCCCAAGTGGCTCATCCGAAAGTGGATGGACCAGTTCGGTGACGAGACGGCCCGCGCGCTGTGCGAAGCCTCCTGCGAGACGGCGGACAGCATCCTGCGGGTGAACACCCTCAAGACGACCAAGGCTGAACTCTTGGAACGCCTCGGGAACTCCGGCGTCGTCGCTGCGGACGACGTGCCCCTGCCCGATGCGCTTCGCGTGATTCAGGGCGGAGCCCTGCCCCGTACCAAGTGGTTCCAGCAGGGCCATTTCTTCCTGCAGGACACGGCCTCCATGCTCCCGGCGCTGTTGTTGGAACCCCGGCCGGGCGAGCGGGTATTGGATATGTGTGCCGCGCCGGGTGGCAAGACCACACACCTGGCGGAACTGGCGGAGGGCGGAGCCCATATCATTGCGATGGACGCCAGCCGGACCCGTCTTTGGAAGGTGCTGGAGAATATCGAGCGCCTCGAAACTCCCGGTATCAGCGTGGTTTGCGGTGACGGCATGAACCCGCCTATTCGGGGTGAGTTCGACCGGGTGCTGGTGGATGCGCCGTGCAGCGGACTGGGTACGCTCCGGAGGCACCCCGACCTGAAATGGCGGATGACGCAGGAATCGATAGACGAAATGGCCCGAAACCAGCGGACCCTGTTGCGATCCGCCATTGGCCTCTGCAAAAATAACGGAATTATTGTCTATTCCGTGTGTACTTTTACCCCCGAGGAAACCACTACGGTCATCGAATCCGTGCTGGCCGAGGGCGGCGTCACGCTGGAAAACGGACCGGAGTATCTCAATACGTGGAACATCGCCCAGGGAATGTATCAGAGCCTCCCCTCCAGCGGAGCTTGGGACGGATTCTTCTTGACGCGGTTTCGGAAACAATCCTGA
- a CDS encoding heme-binding protein produces the protein MKSKLFFAGALALCLLSAATYNWSTVSAHDEAGKFEGADIDLHSATHVIEAAIKKAEELDTKMDIAIVDAGANLKAFVRMDGAWLGSIDIAQKKARTARYFDMNTGVIGELSQPGGALYNIEHSNGGLITFPGGVPLKNKDGVIIGAIGVSGSTVENDHAVAEAGAAAL, from the coding sequence ATGAAGAGCAAGCTGTTCTTTGCCGGCGCGCTGGCCCTGTGCCTCTTGAGCGCGGCCACCTACAACTGGTCCACGGTTTCCGCCCACGACGAGGCGGGCAAATTTGAGGGTGCGGACATCGATCTGCACTCCGCAACGCACGTCATTGAAGCCGCCATCAAGAAGGCCGAAGAGCTCGACACCAAGATGGATATCGCCATCGTGGACGCGGGCGCCAACTTGAAGGCCTTCGTGCGCATGGACGGCGCCTGGCTGGGCAGCATCGACATCGCCCAGAAGAAAGCACGCACAGCCCGCTACTTCGACATGAACACCGGCGTCATCGGCGAGCTGAGCCAGCCCGGCGGCGCGCTTTACAACATCGAGCACTCCAACGGCGGCCTGATCACCTTCCCCGGTGGCGTGCCGCTTAAGAACAAAGACGGCGTCATCATCGGCGCCATCGGCGTATCCGGATCCACGGTCGAAAACGACCACGCCGTCGCCGAAGCCGGCGCGGCCGCCCTGTAA
- a CDS encoding ribulose-phosphate 3-epimerase, with protein MSQIKIAPSILASDFSKLGEEISDVITAGADWIHVDVMDGHFAPNITLGPPVVASIRKHCTVPMDVHLMISDPMAYVADFANAGADTISFHVEATDHPLRVIDKIKELGCLAGIVVNPGTPEDDIEYIVEHVDMVLVMTVNPGFGGQAFIPDMLRKITNVRAMMDGRDVEVDGGIDPSTAPLVIEAGANVLVAGNYIFKHESYLEAIESLRGGV; from the coding sequence GTGTCTCAGATAAAGATTGCCCCCTCCATTCTCGCCAGCGATTTCAGTAAGCTCGGCGAAGAGATTTCCGATGTTATCACCGCCGGCGCCGACTGGATTCATGTCGATGTGATGGACGGTCACTTTGCCCCGAACATCACCCTCGGCCCCCCTGTTGTCGCGTCCATCCGCAAGCATTGCACCGTGCCCATGGATGTTCACCTGATGATCTCCGACCCCATGGCCTATGTGGCGGACTTTGCCAACGCGGGCGCGGACACGATCTCTTTCCATGTCGAAGCGACCGACCATCCCCTCCGTGTCATAGACAAGATCAAGGAACTGGGCTGTCTCGCGGGAATTGTGGTGAACCCCGGAACCCCGGAAGACGACATCGAGTACATCGTCGAACACGTCGACATGGTGCTCGTGATGACGGTCAACCCCGGATTTGGCGGCCAGGCCTTCATCCCAGACATGCTCCGGAAGATCACCAACGTCCGCGCCATGATGGATGGCCGGGATGTGGAAGTGGACGGCGGGATTGACCCGAGCACGGCCCCTCTGGTCATTGAAGCGGGCGCCAACGTGCTCGTGGCGGGCAACTACATCTTCAAACACGAATCCTACCTCGAGGCGATTGAGTCACTGCGGGGTGGCGTGTAA
- a CDS encoding D-alanyl-D-alanine carboxypeptidase has translation MTRILLYPLCCAAAVLAGVSATVAAPANPENHSIICMEMDRGLVLYEENADVVRPPASMIKLMLMLLVTEGYERGDWVPETMIPVTERAQGMGGTQVQLKVGEEWPLGKMMQAVAVASANDAAMAVAEGLWGSAEAYLKVANERAKTLGMSHTVIRGVHGLPPSDRKSFDETTARDMAQLALACIQKDQIMALVRQKELQFRPDEPVKSNTNKLLWRMADCDGLKTGFINAAGFCVAATAQRNGRRLVCVIMGSQSKYGRFQLAEDLFNRFLDDYAEITLIGKGAPLGVDVPVYHGKVETASVCAGGDVSILLPRNLMSEVEVSAIHPEKLEAPLSPMSVVGELTVSLNNTTLTTVPLLVSDEVESDGWYLSIRDGVAQWKGLENMTGVAASSEGESPEE, from the coding sequence ATGACCAGAATCCTCCTTTACCCGCTCTGCTGCGCCGCCGCCGTCCTGGCCGGCGTTTCCGCCACCGTTGCGGCACCCGCCAACCCCGAGAACCACAGCATCATCTGCATGGAGATGGATCGCGGGCTGGTGCTGTACGAGGAAAACGCCGATGTGGTGCGACCACCGGCGAGCATGATCAAGCTCATGCTCATGCTGCTCGTAACCGAGGGCTACGAGCGGGGAGACTGGGTCCCCGAAACCATGATCCCCGTGACGGAACGCGCTCAGGGCATGGGGGGCACGCAGGTTCAGTTAAAGGTGGGTGAGGAGTGGCCTCTGGGCAAGATGATGCAGGCGGTCGCGGTGGCGTCGGCCAACGACGCCGCCATGGCGGTCGCCGAGGGTCTGTGGGGCAGCGCGGAGGCGTACCTGAAGGTGGCGAATGAACGGGCGAAGACCCTCGGCATGAGCCACACGGTCATCCGGGGCGTGCACGGACTCCCGCCGTCCGACCGCAAGTCCTTTGATGAAACCACCGCCCGCGATATGGCCCAGCTCGCCCTCGCCTGCATCCAGAAAGATCAGATTATGGCGCTCGTGCGCCAGAAGGAACTCCAGTTTCGGCCGGACGAGCCCGTGAAGTCCAATACCAACAAGTTACTCTGGCGCATGGCCGATTGCGATGGACTGAAGACCGGCTTCATCAATGCGGCGGGCTTCTGTGTCGCGGCCACGGCCCAGCGCAATGGGCGGCGGCTCGTATGTGTGATTATGGGCTCTCAGAGCAAGTACGGGCGCTTTCAACTCGCGGAAGACCTGTTCAACCGCTTTCTGGACGACTACGCCGAGATAACCCTCATTGGAAAGGGTGCGCCACTGGGTGTGGATGTTCCCGTCTATCACGGGAAGGTGGAGACGGCCTCGGTCTGCGCGGGTGGCGATGTGTCCATCCTTCTGCCGCGCAACCTCATGAGCGAGGTGGAGGTCTCCGCCATACATCCGGAAAAGCTGGAGGCTCCCCTGAGCCCCATGTCGGTGGTGGGCGAGTTAACCGTGTCGTTGAACAACACCACCCTCACGACCGTCCCGCTGCTGGTTTCCGATGAAGTCGAATCGGATGGGTGGTATCTGTCCATTCGCGACGGTGTCGCCCAATGGAAAGGCCTTGAAAACATGACGGGCGTAGCCGCGTCGTCCGAGGGCGAGTCCCCGGAGGAGTAA
- a CDS encoding YbaB/EbfC family nucleoid-associated protein, with protein sequence MGSMLKQAMEVKAKMEELKESLGSERIEAASGAGMVQVVLTGKMELVSIKIDPEIINPAEPEVLETMIQAAFNEGIFKAQELVKSKMTEMTGGIDIPGLTS encoded by the coding sequence ATGGGCAGCATGCTCAAGCAGGCGATGGAGGTGAAGGCGAAGATGGAGGAACTGAAGGAATCGCTGGGCAGCGAACGTATCGAAGCGGCCTCGGGCGCCGGCATGGTTCAAGTCGTTCTGACGGGCAAGATGGAGCTCGTTTCCATCAAGATCGACCCCGAGATCATCAATCCTGCCGAACCCGAAGTGCTGGAAACCATGATCCAGGCCGCCTTCAACGAGGGTATCTTCAAGGCCCAGGAACTGGTGAAATCCAAGATGACCGAAATGACCGGCGGCATCGATATTCCCGGATTGACGAGCTAG
- a CDS encoding methionyl-tRNA formyltransferase, which produces MRTVFFGTPDIAVPSLQAIEALHEVTAVVCQPDRPQGRSSKLVPPPVKVAAEKLGIPVHQPEKLNDGTFEAWLKAQAPEVCMIAAYGRLLKQPLLDIPTHGWLNMHPSLLPKYRGPSPIQSAILNGDTVTGVSIMRLVLEMDAGDLLLQERVEIGENETAVELAQRLGILGAELMFKGLRLIEEGNAVFTPQDPAGVVECKMFEKNDGQIRWGASAREIHNLVRAAQPWPIAHCELGGEVYRIHETRLTDGTAASAPGTVEEVLKDRLVVSTGEGRIAITQIQGPGKRVMNTGDFLRGHKLDAGATFTDLH; this is translated from the coding sequence GTGCGAACCGTATTCTTCGGCACACCGGACATTGCGGTCCCGTCGCTCCAGGCGATCGAAGCGCTCCACGAGGTGACTGCGGTGGTATGCCAGCCCGACCGGCCTCAGGGGCGCAGCAGCAAGCTGGTGCCGCCCCCCGTCAAGGTGGCGGCGGAGAAGCTGGGAATCCCCGTGCACCAGCCAGAGAAACTGAACGACGGAACGTTTGAGGCCTGGTTGAAAGCCCAGGCGCCGGAAGTTTGCATGATCGCCGCCTATGGCCGACTGTTGAAGCAGCCCCTGCTCGACATTCCCACCCACGGCTGGCTCAACATGCACCCGAGCCTCCTGCCCAAATACCGGGGGCCCTCCCCCATTCAGTCCGCCATCCTGAATGGCGACACCGTGACCGGGGTCAGCATCATGCGTCTGGTGCTCGAAATGGATGCGGGCGACCTGTTGCTTCAGGAGCGTGTCGAGATCGGTGAAAATGAAACCGCCGTGGAACTCGCCCAGCGTCTGGGCATCCTGGGAGCGGAATTGATGTTCAAGGGCCTGCGCCTGATCGAGGAGGGCAACGCCGTCTTCACGCCCCAGGATCCGGCGGGCGTGGTGGAATGCAAAATGTTTGAAAAAAATGACGGGCAAATCCGGTGGGGAGCATCCGCCCGCGAAATTCACAACCTGGTGCGCGCCGCCCAGCCCTGGCCCATCGCCCACTGCGAACTCGGTGGCGAGGTCTACCGCATCCACGAAACACGCCTGACGGACGGCACCGCCGCGTCCGCGCCCGGCACGGTTGAAGAAGTACTCAAGGATCGCCTGGTGGTTTCCACGGGTGAAGGCCGCATCGCCATCACTCAGATTCAGGGCCCCGGCAAACGGGTCATGAACACGGGCGACTTCCTGCGGGGCCACAAACTGGACGCAGGCGCGACCTTCACGGACCTTCACTGA